A genome region from Mycolicibacterium litorale includes the following:
- the sufC gene encoding Fe-S cluster assembly ATPase SufC: MSTLEIKDLHVSVNGGDDAEAKPILKGVNLTVNSGETHALMGPNGSGKSTLSYAVAGHPKYTVTSGSITLDGQDVLEMSVDERARAGLFLAMQYPVEVPGVSMSNFLRTAATAVRGEAPKLRHWVKEVKAAMDDLEIDPAFSERSVNEGFSGGEKKRHEILQLSLLKPKIAILDETDSGLDVDALRVVSEGVNRYAAENSGGVLLITHYTRILRYIQPQFVHVFVGGRIVESGGPELADELETNGYVRFTQQAAAAGA; the protein is encoded by the coding sequence ATGTCCACACTGGAAATCAAAGATCTGCACGTCAGCGTCAACGGCGGCGACGACGCTGAGGCCAAGCCGATCCTCAAGGGCGTGAACCTCACCGTGAACTCGGGGGAGACCCACGCGCTGATGGGGCCGAACGGATCCGGGAAGTCGACGCTGTCATACGCGGTCGCCGGCCACCCGAAGTACACGGTCACCTCGGGGTCGATCACGCTCGACGGCCAGGACGTGCTCGAGATGAGCGTCGACGAGCGGGCACGCGCCGGGCTGTTCCTGGCGATGCAGTACCCGGTCGAGGTGCCCGGGGTCTCGATGTCGAACTTCCTGCGTACCGCGGCCACGGCCGTGCGTGGTGAGGCGCCGAAGCTGCGGCACTGGGTCAAAGAGGTCAAGGCCGCGATGGACGACCTCGAGATCGACCCGGCCTTCTCCGAACGCAGTGTGAACGAGGGCTTCTCGGGCGGCGAGAAGAAGCGCCACGAGATCCTGCAGCTGTCGCTGCTCAAGCCGAAGATCGCCATCCTCGACGAGACCGACTCCGGCCTCGACGTCGATGCGCTGCGCGTGGTCAGCGAAGGCGTCAACCGCTACGCCGCGGAGAACAGCGGCGGCGTGCTGCTGATCACCCACTACACCCGGATCCTGCGCTACATCCAGCCGCAGTTCGTCCACGTGTTCGTCGGCGGCCGCATCGTCGAATCGGGCGGGCCGGAACTGGCCGACGAGCTCGAGACCAACGGCTACGTGCGGTTCACCCAGCAGGCCGCGGCGGCAGGCGCATAG
- the sufD gene encoding Fe-S cluster assembly protein SufD yields MVSNLTAAAEGTPAGSALNKGELFSSFDVNAFEVPGGRDEIWRFTPLRRLRGLHDGSAPASGRAEIIVSERPGVTVETVQRGDARLGQGGVPSDRVAAQAYSSFESATVVTVARDTEVAEPIEITVDGPGEGAVAYGHLQIRLEELSRAIVVVDLRGSGTYADNVELIVGDSAGLGVIWIADWADDMVHVSSHHARLGKDAVLGHVNVTLGGDVVRTTAIVRFTAPGGDAKMLGTYFADDGQHFESRLLVDHAVPNCKSDVLYKGALQGDPHSNKPDAHAVWVGDVLIRAAAAGTDTFEVNRNLVLTDGARADSVPNLEIETGEIVGAGHASATGRFDDEQMFYLQARGIPEPQARRLIVRGFFGEIIGKIAVPAVRERLTAAIERELELTEGSNS; encoded by the coding sequence GTGGTATCGAATCTGACCGCGGCGGCCGAAGGGACACCCGCGGGTTCCGCGCTGAACAAGGGCGAGCTGTTCTCGTCGTTCGACGTCAACGCCTTCGAGGTCCCCGGTGGCCGCGACGAGATCTGGCGGTTCACCCCGCTGCGGCGGCTGCGCGGGCTGCACGACGGGTCGGCTCCGGCCAGCGGCCGCGCCGAGATCATCGTGTCCGAGCGGCCCGGCGTCACCGTCGAGACCGTGCAGCGCGGTGACGCGCGGCTCGGTCAGGGCGGTGTCCCGTCGGATCGTGTTGCGGCGCAGGCGTACTCGTCCTTCGAGTCGGCGACGGTGGTGACCGTCGCGCGCGACACCGAGGTCGCCGAGCCGATCGAGATCACCGTCGACGGACCCGGCGAGGGTGCGGTGGCCTACGGGCACCTGCAGATCCGCCTCGAGGAGCTGTCGCGGGCCATCGTCGTCGTGGACCTGCGTGGCAGCGGAACCTACGCCGACAACGTCGAGCTCATCGTCGGCGACTCGGCCGGTCTCGGCGTGATCTGGATCGCCGACTGGGCCGACGACATGGTGCACGTCAGCTCCCATCACGCCCGCCTGGGCAAGGATGCGGTGCTCGGGCACGTCAACGTGACGCTGGGCGGCGACGTCGTGCGCACCACGGCCATCGTGCGTTTCACCGCGCCGGGTGGTGACGCGAAGATGCTCGGCACGTATTTCGCCGACGACGGCCAGCACTTCGAATCGCGCCTGCTCGTCGACCACGCCGTGCCGAACTGCAAGTCCGACGTGCTCTACAAGGGTGCGCTGCAGGGCGATCCGCATTCGAACAAGCCCGACGCGCACGCCGTCTGGGTGGGCGACGTGCTGATCCGCGCGGCGGCCGCCGGCACCGACACCTTCGAGGTGAACCGCAACCTGGTGCTCACCGACGGTGCCCGCGCCGACTCGGTCCCCAACCTCGAGATCGAGACCGGCGAGATCGTCGGGGCCGGGCACGCCAGTGCCACCGGCCGATTCGACGACGAGCAGATGTTCTACCTGCAGGCGCGGGGCATTCCCGAACCCCAGGCGCGCCGGTTGATCGTGCGCGGCTTCTTCGGCGAGATCATCGGCAAGATCGCGGTGCCCGCGGTCCGGGAGCGCCTCACCGCCGCCATCGAACGCGAACTCGAGCTCACTGAAGGAAGCAATTCGTAA
- the sufB gene encoding Fe-S cluster assembly protein SufB, whose translation MTATPETTAVTPEHKIGEPLSQEQAIASLGRYGYGWSDSDVAGASAQRGLSEAVVRDISAKKSEPEWMLDVRLRALRTFDKKPMPNWGSNLDGIDFENIKYFVRSSEKQAATWDDLPEDIRNTYDKLGIPEAEKQRLVSGVAAQYESEVVYHSIREDLEKQGVIFLDTDTALKEHPELFKQYFGTVIPAGDNKFSALNTAVWSGGSFIYVPKGVHVDIPLQAYFRINTENMGQFERTLIIVDEDAYVHYVEGCTAPIYKSDSLHSAVVEIIVKPGGRCRYTTIQNWSNNVYNLVTKRARAEAGATMEWVDGNIGSKVTMKYPAVWMTGEHAKGEVLSVAFAGEGQHQDTGAKMLHLAPQTSSNIVSKSVARGGGRASYRGLVQVNKGAHGSRSSVKCDALLVDTISRSDTYPYVDIREDDVTMGHEATVSKVSEDQLFYLMSRGLTEDEAMAMVVRGFVEPIAKELPMEYALELNRLIELQMEGAVG comes from the coding sequence ATGACCGCCACCCCGGAGACGACCGCCGTCACCCCCGAGCACAAGATCGGGGAGCCGCTGTCGCAGGAGCAGGCCATCGCCTCGCTGGGCCGTTACGGCTACGGCTGGTCGGACTCCGACGTCGCGGGCGCCAGCGCGCAGCGCGGCCTGTCCGAGGCGGTCGTCCGCGACATCTCGGCGAAGAAGAGCGAGCCGGAGTGGATGCTCGACGTCCGCCTGCGCGCGTTGCGCACGTTCGACAAGAAGCCGATGCCGAACTGGGGTTCAAACCTCGACGGCATCGACTTCGAGAACATCAAGTACTTCGTGCGCTCCAGCGAGAAGCAGGCCGCCACGTGGGACGACCTGCCCGAGGACATCCGCAACACCTACGACAAGCTGGGCATCCCCGAGGCCGAGAAGCAGCGCCTGGTCTCCGGTGTCGCCGCCCAGTACGAGTCGGAGGTCGTCTACCACTCGATCCGTGAGGACCTCGAGAAGCAGGGCGTCATCTTCCTCGACACCGACACCGCCCTCAAGGAGCATCCGGAGCTGTTCAAGCAGTACTTCGGCACCGTGATCCCGGCCGGCGACAACAAGTTCTCCGCGCTCAACACCGCGGTGTGGTCGGGCGGTTCGTTCATCTACGTGCCGAAGGGCGTGCACGTCGACATCCCGCTGCAGGCCTACTTCCGGATCAACACCGAGAACATGGGCCAGTTCGAGCGGACGCTGATCATCGTCGACGAGGACGCCTACGTGCACTACGTCGAGGGCTGCACGGCGCCGATCTACAAGAGCGACTCGCTGCACTCCGCGGTCGTCGAGATCATCGTCAAGCCGGGCGGCCGCTGCCGCTACACCACCATCCAGAACTGGTCGAACAACGTCTACAACCTGGTCACCAAGCGTGCCCGCGCCGAGGCCGGCGCCACGATGGAGTGGGTCGACGGCAACATCGGCTCCAAGGTCACGATGAAGTACCCGGCCGTCTGGATGACCGGTGAGCACGCCAAGGGCGAGGTGCTCTCGGTGGCATTCGCCGGTGAGGGGCAGCACCAGGACACCGGCGCCAAGATGCTGCACCTCGCGCCGCAGACCTCCAGCAACATCGTGTCCAAGTCGGTGGCCCGCGGTGGCGGCCGTGCGTCCTACCGCGGTCTGGTCCAGGTGAACAAGGGTGCGCACGGTTCGCGCTCGAGCGTGAAATGCGATGCGCTGCTTGTCGATACGATCAGCCGCAGCGACACCTACCCGTACGTCGACATCCGTGAGGACGACGTGACGATGGGCCACGAGGCCACGGTCTCCAAGGTCAGCGAGGACCAGCTGTTCTACCTGATGAGCCGCGGGCTGACCGAGGACGAGGCAATGGCGATGGTCGTGCGCGGCTTCGTCGAGCCGATCGCCAAGGAACTGCCGATGGAGTACGCGCTGGAGCTCAACCGTCTGATCGAGCTGCAGATGGAAGGGGCTGTCGGCTAG
- a CDS encoding helix-turn-helix transcriptional regulator: protein MKIPTEAARASAAHVSDGHTRSAIIQVLLQGPVTASAIGDRLGISAAGVRRHLDALIEAGDAQAAPAAAWEHSGRGRPAKRYRLTAAGRAKLGHTYDDLAAAAMRQLREIGGDDAVRTFARRRIDTILSGVTEGVGGVEEGVEDTAERVADALTAAGYATTTTRVSGPIDGVQICQHHCPVSHVAEEFPELCEAEREAFAEILGTHVQRLATIVNGDCACTTHVPLQPDKQESLRRTARAGSVTTPQGAST from the coding sequence GTGAAAATCCCTACCGAGGCTGCCCGCGCGTCCGCTGCGCACGTCTCGGACGGGCACACCCGCAGTGCGATCATCCAGGTGCTGCTGCAGGGCCCGGTCACCGCATCGGCGATCGGCGATCGACTCGGCATCTCGGCGGCAGGTGTGCGCCGTCATCTGGACGCGCTGATCGAGGCGGGCGACGCGCAGGCCGCCCCCGCCGCGGCGTGGGAGCACAGCGGCCGCGGCCGCCCGGCCAAGCGTTACCGGCTCACCGCCGCAGGCCGCGCCAAGCTCGGCCACACTTACGACGACCTCGCGGCGGCGGCAATGCGCCAGCTGCGCGAGATCGGCGGCGACGACGCCGTCCGCACCTTCGCGCGCCGTCGGATCGACACCATCCTGTCGGGAGTAACCGAGGGGGTCGGTGGTGTTGAAGAGGGTGTCGAAGACACCGCCGAGCGGGTGGCCGACGCGCTCACCGCAGCCGGGTACGCGACCACCACCACGCGGGTCAGCGGCCCGATCGACGGTGTGCAGATCTGCCAGCACCACTGCCCGGTTTCGCACGTCGCCGAGGAGTTCCCGGAGCTGTGTGAAGCCGAGCGCGAGGCGTTCGCCGAGATCCTCGGCACCCACGTGCAGCGGCTGGCCACGATCGTCAACGGCGATTGCGCCTGCACCACCCACGTACCGCTGCAGCCCGACAAGCAAGAATCCCTCCGGCGCACAGCCCGCGCCGGATCCGTTACGACCCCTCAAGGAGCGTCGACATGA
- the mptB gene encoding polyprenol phosphomannose-dependent alpha 1,6 mannosyltransferase MptB, which translates to MAGRLQSFSSSIARWHGDERTVGSPLTEADLVALRRTRLFGATGTVLMAIGALGAGARPVVQDPTFGVRLLNLPSRIQTVSLTMTTTGAVMMALAWLMLGRFALGSRRMSRSQTDRTLLLWAIPLLIAPPMYSKDVYSYLAQSEISLQGLDPYKVGPATGLGLDHVFTLSVPSLWRETPAPYGPLFLWIGQTISSITGENIVWAVLFHRLVVLAGVGLIVWATPRLARRCGVAEVSALWLGPCNPLLFMHLVAGIHNEALMLGLMLAGTEFALRGVDAVRPLVPRPLHWPSGRPQWARWYPMAMLLTGTVLIAMSSQVKLPSLLALGFVAMALACRWGGTVKAFFIAGGSLTAVAVAVMAVIGWASGLGFGWLFTLGTANVVRSWMSPPTLIALGTGQVGILLGLGDHTTAILALTRAIGVSIIAVLVSGLLLAVLRGRLHPVGGLGVALGATVLLFPVVQPWYLLWAIIPLATWATRPGFRGATIAITLIVGIFGPTANGDRFALFQIVMATLASTVVVAALMALTWRRLPWQPLPEGDPPAMPASPPPPSAPGGDGPRPPQTRSAAPGAYADSP; encoded by the coding sequence ATGGCCGGGCGGCTGCAGTCCTTCAGTTCCTCGATCGCCCGCTGGCACGGCGACGAGCGCACTGTTGGCTCACCACTGACCGAGGCCGATCTGGTCGCGCTGCGCCGGACCCGTCTGTTCGGCGCGACCGGCACGGTGCTGATGGCGATCGGCGCACTGGGCGCCGGGGCGCGGCCCGTCGTGCAGGACCCCACCTTCGGCGTCCGGTTGCTCAACCTGCCGTCCCGGATCCAGACCGTCTCGCTGACGATGACGACGACGGGTGCGGTGATGATGGCGCTGGCCTGGCTGATGCTGGGCCGCTTCGCGCTCGGCAGCAGGCGGATGTCGCGCAGCCAGACCGACCGCACGCTGCTGCTGTGGGCGATCCCGCTGCTGATCGCACCGCCGATGTACAGCAAGGACGTCTACTCCTACCTCGCCCAGAGCGAGATCTCGCTGCAGGGGCTCGACCCGTACAAGGTCGGACCCGCCACAGGGCTGGGACTCGACCACGTGTTCACGCTGTCGGTGCCCAGCCTGTGGCGGGAGACGCCCGCCCCGTACGGTCCGCTGTTCCTGTGGATCGGGCAGACGATCTCCTCGATCACCGGCGAGAACATCGTGTGGGCCGTCCTTTTCCACCGGCTGGTCGTGCTCGCCGGTGTCGGGCTGATCGTGTGGGCCACCCCGCGGCTGGCCCGCCGCTGCGGCGTCGCCGAGGTCAGTGCCCTGTGGCTGGGACCCTGCAATCCCCTGCTGTTCATGCACCTGGTCGCCGGTATCCACAACGAGGCGCTCATGCTCGGGCTGATGCTGGCGGGCACCGAATTCGCCCTGCGGGGAGTGGACGCCGTTCGTCCGCTCGTCCCCCGGCCCCTGCACTGGCCGTCGGGCCGCCCGCAGTGGGCCCGGTGGTATCCGATGGCGATGCTGCTCACAGGCACCGTGCTGATCGCGATGTCCTCTCAGGTGAAACTGCCGTCGCTGCTCGCCCTCGGCTTCGTCGCGATGGCGCTGGCCTGCCGCTGGGGCGGCACTGTGAAGGCGTTCTTCATCGCAGGCGGGTCGCTGACCGCGGTGGCGGTCGCCGTCATGGCGGTGATCGGCTGGGCCAGCGGGCTGGGCTTCGGGTGGTTGTTCACGCTCGGCACCGCCAACGTGGTGCGCAGCTGGATGTCCCCGCCGACGCTGATCGCGCTGGGCACCGGTCAGGTCGGCATCCTGCTCGGCCTCGGCGACCACACCACCGCGATCCTCGCACTCACCCGTGCCATCGGCGTCAGCATCATCGCGGTGCTGGTGAGCGGTCTGCTGCTGGCGGTGCTGCGCGGCCGGCTGCACCCGGTCGGCGGCCTCGGCGTGGCGCTGGGCGCCACGGTCCTGCTCTTCCCCGTCGTGCAGCCCTGGTATCTGCTGTGGGCGATCATCCCGCTCGCGACGTGGGCCACCCGCCCGGGCTTCCGCGGCGCGACCATCGCGATCACGCTGATCGTCGGCATCTTCGGCCCCACCGCCAACGGCGATCGGTTCGCCCTGTTCCAGATCGTGATGGCGACGCTGGCCAGCACCGTCGTGGTCGCGGCGCTGATGGCGCTGACCTGGCGCCGCCTGCCTTGGCAGCCGCTGCCCGAGGGGGACCCGCCCGCCATGCCGGCGTCGCCGCCCCCGCCGTCGGCGCCCGGCGGAGACGGTCCGCGACCACCGCAGACACGATCCGCCGCACCGGGCGCATACGCTGATTCCCCGTGA
- a CDS encoding ABC transporter ATP-binding protein, with protein MTTGPEAAGSPHERSSAQPVRLRGVTKRYGSTTAVDGLDLDVHRAEVLALLGPNGAGKTTTVEMCEGFLRPDAGTIEILGMDPAAHNNRVRERIGVMLQGGGGYPAARAGEMLDLVAAYAADPLDPQWLLDTLGLTDVARTTYRRLSGGQQQRLALACAVVGRPELVFLDEPTAGMDAHARIVVWELIDALRRDGVTVVLTTHQLTEAEQLADRLVIIDRGVAVATGTPAELMRSGAENQLRFSAPPKLDLSLLVTALPESYRATETSPGEYLVEGHVDPQVLATVTAWCARVNVLATDMRVEQRSLEDVFLDLTGRELRK; from the coding sequence GTGACCACCGGACCCGAAGCCGCCGGCTCGCCGCACGAGCGCTCGTCCGCTCAGCCCGTGCGGCTGCGCGGCGTGACCAAGCGCTACGGGTCGACCACGGCGGTCGACGGCCTCGACCTCGACGTCCACCGTGCCGAAGTGCTGGCGCTGCTGGGCCCCAACGGCGCGGGCAAGACGACGACGGTCGAGATGTGCGAAGGGTTCCTGCGCCCCGACGCCGGGACCATCGAGATCCTCGGCATGGACCCGGCCGCCCACAACAACAGGGTGCGTGAGCGCATCGGCGTCATGCTGCAGGGCGGCGGCGGTTATCCGGCCGCGCGCGCCGGCGAGATGCTCGACCTCGTCGCCGCCTACGCCGCCGATCCGCTCGACCCGCAGTGGCTGCTCGACACCCTCGGCCTCACCGACGTCGCGCGCACCACCTACCGCAGGCTCTCCGGCGGCCAACAGCAGCGGCTGGCGTTGGCGTGCGCCGTCGTCGGGCGTCCCGAACTCGTGTTCCTCGACGAACCGACGGCCGGGATGGACGCCCACGCCCGCATCGTGGTGTGGGAGCTGATCGATGCGCTGCGCCGTGACGGCGTCACCGTCGTGCTGACCACCCACCAGCTGACCGAGGCCGAACAGCTGGCCGACCGGCTGGTGATCATCGACCGCGGCGTCGCGGTGGCCACCGGGACGCCCGCCGAACTGATGCGCAGCGGCGCCGAGAACCAGCTGCGGTTCAGCGCGCCCCCCAAACTCGACCTGTCGCTGTTGGTGACCGCGCTGCCGGAGAGCTACCGCGCCACCGAGACCTCGCCGGGTGAGTACCTGGTCGAGGGCCACGTCGACCCGCAGGTGCTGGCCACCGTGACGGCGTGGTGTGCACGGGTGAACGTGCTGGCCACCGACATGCGCGTCGAACAGCGCAGCCTCGAGGACGTGTTTCTGGACCTGACCGGCCGGGAGTTGCGGAAATGA
- a CDS encoding ABC transporter permease — MTTNQFAPGTFTPDPRPAAVPKMLAAQFGLELRLLLRNGEQLLLTMFIPITLLVGLILLPLGDFGDDRAGTFVPAIMALAVISTAFTGQAIAVAFDRRYGALKRLGATALPVWGIIAGKSLAVVTVVFLQSVLLGAIGLALGWRPEPAGLLLGAVVIALGTAGFAALGLLLGGTLRAEIVLAVANLLWFVFAGLGALTLEGQAVPGALAWAARLTPSGALTEALTQAMTLSVDWLGLAVLAVWGGVAALCALRWFRFT; from the coding sequence ATGACCACCAACCAGTTCGCGCCGGGCACGTTCACCCCCGACCCGCGGCCCGCCGCGGTGCCGAAGATGCTGGCCGCCCAGTTCGGTCTCGAACTGCGGTTGCTGCTGCGCAACGGCGAACAGCTGTTGCTGACGATGTTCATCCCGATCACGCTGCTCGTCGGGCTGATCCTGTTGCCGCTCGGCGACTTCGGCGACGATCGCGCGGGCACGTTCGTGCCCGCGATCATGGCGCTCGCGGTGATCTCGACGGCGTTCACCGGGCAGGCGATCGCGGTCGCGTTCGACCGTCGCTACGGGGCGCTCAAACGGCTCGGCGCGACCGCGCTGCCGGTGTGGGGCATCATCGCCGGCAAGTCACTCGCCGTGGTCACGGTGGTGTTCCTGCAGTCGGTGCTGCTCGGGGCCATCGGCCTGGCGCTCGGGTGGCGCCCCGAACCGGCCGGGCTGCTGCTGGGCGCCGTGGTGATCGCGCTGGGCACCGCCGGATTCGCGGCCCTGGGCCTGCTGCTCGGCGGGACGTTGCGCGCCGAGATCGTGCTGGCGGTCGCCAACCTGCTGTGGTTCGTGTTCGCCGGGCTCGGCGCGTTGACGCTCGAGGGTCAGGCGGTGCCCGGCGCGCTGGCATGGGCCGCCCGGCTGACACCGTCGGGTGCGCTGACCGAGGCGCTCACCCAGGCGATGACACTCTCGGTCGACTGGCTGGGCCTCGCCGTTCTCGCGGTGTGGGGCGGCGTGGCGGCGCTATGCGCGCTGCGCTGGTTCCGCTTCACCTGA
- a CDS encoding TetR/AcrR family transcriptional regulator, whose amino-acid sequence MARRHGAELDTAIRTAVLTLLAEHGPGGVTMEAVAAAARTSKPVLYRRWPDRASLLRDTLMRIATTAIPHADTGSFRGDTLAVLRGWAALFTGPDAAVLKAAVAAAAHDPELTAAFRDDVIGWRKREMAALLQRGIDRGEVRRDVPVEIARELGQSVLWHRLLITGDPITEDLLVALVDDVLVPFVAPR is encoded by the coding sequence ATGGCCAGACGACACGGGGCGGAACTCGACACCGCCATCCGCACCGCTGTGCTGACGCTGCTGGCCGAACACGGGCCCGGCGGGGTGACGATGGAGGCGGTCGCCGCCGCCGCGCGCACCAGCAAGCCGGTGCTCTACCGGCGGTGGCCCGACCGGGCCAGCCTGCTGCGCGACACGCTGATGCGCATCGCGACGACCGCCATCCCGCACGCCGACACCGGCAGCTTCCGCGGCGACACGCTCGCGGTTCTGCGCGGGTGGGCCGCCCTGTTCACCGGTCCGGACGCCGCCGTGCTCAAGGCCGCCGTCGCGGCCGCCGCCCACGATCCGGAACTCACCGCCGCTTTCCGCGACGACGTCATCGGCTGGCGCAAACGCGAGATGGCCGCGCTGCTGCAGCGGGGTATCGACCGCGGCGAGGTGCGGCGCGACGTGCCGGTGGAGATCGCCCGCGAACTCGGCCAGAGCGTGCTGTGGCACCGACTTCTGATCACCGGCGACCCGATCACCGAGGACCTGCTGGTCGCACTGGTCGACGACGTGCTCGTCCCGTTCGTCGCACCCCGGTGA
- a CDS encoding COX15/CtaA family protein has protein sequence MPVRRLFLRLVDLLPLPSLRVQRAIAIAVILTQGGISVTGAIVRVTASGLGCPTWPQCFPGSFTPVPHAEVPGIHQAVEFGNRLITFLVVLTAAAAVLAVTRARRRREVLVYAWLMPASTVAQAVIGGITVLTGLLWWTVAIHLLVSMAMVWLSVLLYVKIGEPDGGTPVRTVPKPLRQLTLLSATALAATLVTGTLVTGAGPHAGDKSIEEPVPRLLVEITTLVHLHSSLLVAYLSLVIALGFGLLAVRAPRPVLVRLGVLAAIVVAQGTVGAVQFLTGVPAVLVAVHVAGAAACTAATAALWASMRQRTQPEALERELHGEGEVALAVRARGGVELPPTQ, from the coding sequence GTGCCCGTCAGACGACTCTTCCTGCGGCTGGTCGACCTGCTGCCGCTGCCCAGTCTGCGGGTCCAGCGCGCGATCGCGATCGCGGTCATCCTCACCCAGGGCGGTATCTCGGTCACCGGCGCGATCGTCCGCGTCACCGCGTCGGGCCTCGGCTGCCCCACCTGGCCGCAGTGCTTCCCGGGCAGCTTCACCCCCGTGCCGCACGCCGAGGTGCCCGGCATCCACCAGGCCGTCGAATTCGGCAACCGGCTGATCACCTTCCTCGTGGTGCTGACCGCCGCCGCGGCGGTGCTGGCCGTCACGCGCGCGCGGCGGCGCCGCGAGGTCCTCGTGTACGCGTGGCTGATGCCCGCCTCGACAGTGGCGCAGGCGGTGATCGGCGGCATCACGGTGCTCACCGGACTGCTGTGGTGGACCGTCGCGATCCACCTTCTGGTGTCCATGGCGATGGTGTGGCTGTCGGTGCTGCTCTACGTCAAGATCGGCGAACCCGACGGGGGCACTCCGGTTCGGACGGTCCCGAAACCGTTGCGGCAGTTGACCTTGCTGAGCGCCACGGCACTGGCCGCCACGCTGGTGACCGGCACCCTGGTGACCGGGGCCGGTCCGCACGCGGGCGACAAGAGCATCGAGGAACCGGTGCCGCGGCTGCTGGTGGAGATCACCACGCTCGTGCACCTGCATTCGTCGCTGCTCGTGGCGTATCTGTCGCTCGTGATCGCCCTCGGCTTCGGGCTCCTCGCGGTGCGCGCACCGCGACCGGTGCTGGTCCGGCTGGGGGTGCTGGCCGCGATCGTCGTCGCCCAGGGCACAGTCGGCGCCGTGCAGTTCCTCACCGGTGTGCCTGCGGTCCTGGTCGCGGTGCACGTGGCCGGTGCGGCCGCCTGCACGGCGGCCACCGCGGCGCTATGGGCGTCGATGCGACAGCGGACCCAGCCCGAGGCGCTCGAGCGCGAACTCCACGGCGAGGGCGAAGTGGCGCTGGCGGTCCGCGCGCGCGGCGGGGTCGAGTTGCCGCCAACCCAGTGA
- a CDS encoding quinone oxidoreductase family protein — protein sequence MYAIEVTETGGPEVLTHVEKPQPTPGPGQVLIKAEAMGVNFIDTYFRSGLYPREVPFIVGSEVCGIIEAVGDDVAALRVGDRVVTDKALGAYAEYALAPADFVAYVPDGVAPAVAASSLLKGMTAHYLIKSTYPVAQGDTVLVHAGAGGVGLILTQWVTSLAAKVITTVSTPRKAELSRQAGAIEVLDYPDDPQEFGARIRELTGGNGVAAVYDGVGAATFDASLASLAVRGTLALFGAASGPVPPVDPQRLNTAGSVFLTRPNLAHHTRTPDEFAWRAGEVLDAIAKGAITVTVSEHYPLREAERAHRDLQGRKTVGSVVLVP from the coding sequence ATGTACGCGATCGAAGTCACCGAAACCGGCGGTCCCGAGGTCCTCACCCACGTCGAAAAGCCGCAACCCACGCCGGGTCCCGGCCAGGTCCTGATCAAGGCCGAGGCCATGGGCGTCAACTTCATCGACACCTATTTCCGGTCGGGCCTCTATCCGCGGGAGGTGCCCTTCATCGTGGGCAGCGAGGTCTGCGGCATCATCGAGGCCGTCGGCGACGACGTCGCGGCGCTGCGGGTCGGCGACCGAGTGGTGACCGACAAGGCGCTCGGCGCCTACGCCGAATACGCCCTGGCGCCGGCAGATTTCGTGGCGTACGTGCCCGACGGCGTCGCGCCCGCGGTCGCCGCCTCGTCGCTGCTGAAGGGGATGACGGCCCATTACCTGATCAAGTCCACCTACCCGGTCGCCCAGGGCGACACCGTGCTGGTGCACGCGGGCGCCGGCGGCGTGGGGCTGATCCTCACCCAGTGGGTGACCAGCCTGGCCGCCAAGGTCATCACCACCGTGTCCACTCCGCGGAAGGCCGAGCTGTCCCGGCAGGCCGGCGCCATCGAGGTGCTCGACTACCCGGACGATCCACAGGAGTTCGGCGCCAGGATCCGGGAACTGACCGGCGGGAACGGGGTGGCCGCGGTCTACGACGGCGTGGGCGCGGCGACTTTCGACGCCAGCCTGGCCAGCCTCGCCGTCCGCGGGACGCTGGCCCTGTTCGGCGCCGCGAGCGGACCCGTCCCCCCGGTGGACCCGCAGCGGCTCAACACCGCCGGTTCGGTGTTCCTCACCCGGCCGAACCTCGCGCACCACACCCGCACGCCCGACGAGTTCGCCTGGCGCGCGGGCGAGGTACTCGATGCGATCGCGAAGGGTGCGATCACGGTGACGGTCAGCGAGCACTATCCGCTGCGGGAGGCGGAGCGGGCGCACCGCGATCTGCAGGGGCGCAAGACCGTGGGATCGGTGGTTCTGGTCCCGTAA